The following are encoded together in the Primulina tabacum isolate GXHZ01 chromosome 18, ASM2559414v2, whole genome shotgun sequence genome:
- the LOC142533167 gene encoding vignain-like, whose translation MAIGKLFLVFLLMAVVIGLAKSVEFTEKDLASDESLWDLYERWRSHHTVSRDLSEKGKRFNVFKANVHHIHTVNQMDKPYKLKLNKFSDMTNHEFRNSYSSNVKHHMAIRGSRPSTGFMHGKTESLPASVDWRKQGAVTDVKNQGRCGSCWAFSTVVGVEGINKIKTGRLVSLSEQELVDCDREKDNSGCNGGLMADAFEFIKTHGGLTAEKTYPYKARNGNCDAAKMNSPVVTIDGHENVPSNDEHALMKAAANQPVSVAIDAGGTEMQFYSEGVFTGNCGTELDHGVAIVGYGTTLDGTKYWIVRNSWGPEWGEQGYIRMQRDVDAKEGLCGIAMEASYPIKFSSDNPKSAAKDEL comes from the exons ATGGCAATTGGGAAGCTTTTCTTGGTTTTCCTTTTAATGGCTGTGGTTATCGGACTAGCAAAAAGCGTAGAATTCACAGAAAAAGACTTGGCTTCCGATGAGAGCCTGTGGGACTTGTACGAGAGATGGCGGAGCCACCACACCGTTTCACGAGACCTGAGCGAGAAAGGGAAGCGTTTCAACGTGTTCAAAGCGAATGTGCACCACATTCACACAGTGAATCAGATGGACAAGCCTTACAAGCTGAAACTCAACAAGTTTTCTGATATGACAAACCACGAATTCAGAAACTCCTATAGTTCGAATGTCAAGCACCACATGGCGATTCGCGGGAGTCGGCCCAGCACAGGATTCATGCACGGGAAGACCGAAAGTCTGCCTGCATCAGTTGATTGGAGAAAGCAAGGTGCAGTCACTGATGTCAAGAATCAAGGCCGATGTG GTAGTTGTTGGGCATTTTCTACTGTGGTTGGAGTTGAAGGGATAAACAAGATTAAAACAGGTCGATTAGTGTCTTTGTCTGAGCAAGAACTGGTTGATTGTGACCGGGAAAAGGACAACTCGGGCTGCAACGGAGGGCTCATGGCTGACGCATTCGAGTTCATCAAGACACACGGTGGCCTAACCGCAGAAAAAACATATCCTTACAAAGCTAGAAATGGGAACTGCGACGCAGCCAAG ATGAATTCACCCGTGGTGACGATCGATGGGCACGAAAACGTACCATCAAACGATGAACACGCACTCATGAAAGCTGCTGCAAACCAGCCTGTATCTGTTGCAATCGATGCTGGTGGAACTGAAATGCAGTTCTACTCAGAG gGCGTTTTTACCGGAAACTGCGGCACGGAGCTTGACCACGGAGTGGCCATAGTTGGATATGGGACAACTCTAGACGGGACTAAATACTGGATAGTGAGGAATTCTTGGGGGCCTGAATGGGGTGAGCAAGGATACATAAGGATGCAACGGGACGTCGATGCGAAAGAAGGGCTGTGTGGGATTGCCATGGAGGCTTCATATCCGATCAAGTTTTCATCAGATAATCCGAAATCAGCTGCAAAAGATGAACTTTAG